The sequence below is a genomic window from Acidobacteriota bacterium.
GCTCATGCCCGTGGGCGGCGGCGCCGGGCGGCCGTTTCTCGACTACGTGCTCAGCGCGCTCGTCGATGCCGGCATCCGCGAGATCGGGCTCGTCGTCGCGCCGGAGCACGACGCGATCGGGGCGCAGTATGCCGGCGAGCGGACGCCGTCGCGCGTCGCGCTGCACTACGTCGTGCAGCGGGAGCCGATCGGCACGGCTGACGCGGTCGGCTCGGCCGAGTCGTTCGTCGATGGCCGGCCGTTTCTCGTCGTCAACGCCGACAACCTCTATCCCGTGGAGACGCTGGCGGCGATGCGGGCGCTCGACGGCCCCGGCCTGCCGGGTTTCGAGCGCGACGATCTCGTCCGGTCGAGCGGCATCCCGCGCGAGCGCGTGGCGGCGTTCGCGCTGCTGAAGGTGGCGCCCGACCGCACGCTGATCGACATCGTCGAGAAGCCGGGCGTGGCGGCGATCGAGGCTGCCGGGCCGCACGCGCTCATCAGCATGAACTGCTGGCGCTTCGACCGGCGAATCTTCGCCGCGTGCCGCGACGTGCCGCGATCGGCGCGGGGTGAGTTCGAGTTGCCGGAGGCGGTGCGCCTGGCGGTGCGCCGCGGCGTGCGGTTCCAGGTCGTGCCCGCGCGCGGTCCGGTGCTCGATTTGTCGCGCCGCGCCGACGTGCCGCTCGTCGCCGAGCGGCTCGCGGCTGTCCGGGTGCGGCTCTGATGTCGAGCGTCGCCGAACGGCTCGTCGGCTGCGGCTTCGAGGCCGACGCCGCGGCGTCGCGCGCCGCGATGCTCGAACGCGCCGCGGCCGCGCAGATTGCGGTGGCGGGTGCCGCGCCGGTGTGGCGCTGGATCGTCCCCGGTCGGATCGAGGTCTTCGGGAAGCACACCGACTACGCCGGCGGCCGGTCGCTCGTCTCGGCGGTCCCGCGCGGGTTCGCCGTCGTCGCGCGGCCGCGCGACGATGACCTCGTGCGGGTGATTGACGTGGGGAGCGGCGAGAGCACGACCGTGGATCGCAGCGGGTGCGCGCGGCCGCGCCGCGGGTGGGCCACGTACATCTCGACCGTCGTCCGGCGGCTCGCCGACAACTTCCCGGGCCGGCCGCTCGGCACCGACATCGCGTTCGTGAGCGATCTGCCGCGCGCCGCAGGCCTGAGCAGCTCGAGCGCGCTGCTCGTCGCGGTCGCGACGGCGCTCGTGCGCCGCGGCGAGCTCGAGGCGCACCCTGCCTGGCGCGCCGCGATTGGCTCACCGTTCGACCTCGCCGGCTACTTCGGGTGCATCGAGAACGGGCAGACGTTTCGGAGCCTCGCCGGTGCGCGCGGCGTCGGCACGCGGGGCGGCTCGGAAGACCACACCGCGATCCTGCTCGGCAGAGCGCGGACGCTGCGGCAGTTCAGCTACACGCCGGTCCATCTCGAGGACGAGGTGACGTTCCCGCGGGACTGGCGGTTCGTCATCGCGTCGAGCGGCGTGCACGCCGACAAGGCGGGGAGCGTGCGGGATCGGTACAACAGGGCCGCGCGAAGCGCGGGCGTGCTGCTGTCGATCTGGAATCGGCGCACCGGGGCGAGCGCCGTGTCGCT
It includes:
- a CDS encoding galactokinase, with product MSSVAERLVGCGFEADAAASRAAMLERAAAAQIAVAGAAPVWRWIVPGRIEVFGKHTDYAGGRSLVSAVPRGFAVVARPRDDDLVRVIDVGSGESTTVDRSGCARPRRGWATYISTVVRRLADNFPGRPLGTDIAFVSDLPRAAGLSSSSALLVAVATALVRRGELEAHPAWRAAIGSPFDLAGYFGCIENGQTFRSLAGARGVGTRGGSEDHTAILLGRARTLRQFSYTPVHLEDEVTFPRDWRFVIASSGVHADKAGSVRDRYNRAARSAGVLLSIWNRRTGASAVSLGVGLRGASDGPNRLRAWLRAANADEEAAGFSADDLSRRLEHFIEEDGRVAEAVAAIRAGDVAELGRLAIASQADAERLLGNQVPDTMALVEEAVDVGATAAASFGAGFGGSVWAVVPADEALAFGERWMTSYRERCPGLPKSEWFDGVPAPPLVEVAGSA
- a CDS encoding nucleotidyltransferase family protein produces the protein MREDATAADVPLTAAQDAAARAGLKGLMPVGGGAGRPFLDYVLSALVDAGIREIGLVVAPEHDAIGAQYAGERTPSRVALHYVVQREPIGTADAVGSAESFVDGRPFLVVNADNLYPVETLAAMRALDGPGLPGFERDDLVRSSGIPRERVAAFALLKVAPDRTLIDIVEKPGVAAIEAAGPHALISMNCWRFDRRIFAACRDVPRSARGEFELPEAVRLAVRRGVRFQVVPARGPVLDLSRRADVPLVAERLAAVRVRL